In Nocardia sputorum, a single genomic region encodes these proteins:
- a CDS encoding bifunctional 5,10-methylenetetrahydrofolate dehydrogenase/5,10-methenyltetrahydrofolate cyclohydrolase, with translation MDTVSLSGKELAAAINADTKARAAALTDGGTAPRLALVVANDDPASAWYVNSLRKAAERLGIACDTVDLGPEASVAEIRDELTARGADPATDAIMLQTPLPAGVTLDDVSSAIVASKDVDGVSPLSLGLLAAGLDGFVPATSEAVVELLEHHEIPLAGRHVAVVGRSNVVGKPLAQLLLAKDATVTVCHSRTADLAAVTATADIVVAAAGRIGLISGKHVREGAVVIDVGTNEAPDGKIVGDVEAESVRGKAAGLSPVPGGVGPVTTALLMRHVVTAAESD, from the coding sequence ACACCAAGGCCCGCGCCGCCGCGCTCACCGACGGCGGCACCGCTCCGCGCCTTGCCTTGGTCGTGGCGAACGACGACCCGGCGAGCGCCTGGTATGTGAACTCGCTGCGCAAAGCGGCCGAACGGCTCGGCATCGCTTGCGACACGGTCGATCTCGGCCCTGAAGCGAGCGTGGCGGAGATTCGCGACGAGCTCACCGCGCGCGGCGCGGATCCGGCGACCGACGCGATCATGCTGCAGACGCCCCTCCCGGCGGGCGTCACGCTCGACGACGTGAGTTCGGCGATCGTCGCGTCGAAGGACGTGGACGGCGTCAGCCCGTTGTCGCTCGGCCTGCTGGCAGCCGGGCTGGACGGTTTCGTCCCCGCCACCTCCGAGGCGGTGGTGGAACTGCTCGAACATCACGAGATCCCGCTGGCCGGCCGCCACGTCGCGGTCGTCGGCCGCTCGAACGTCGTCGGGAAGCCGCTCGCCCAGCTGCTGCTGGCGAAGGACGCGACCGTGACGGTGTGCCATTCCCGCACGGCCGACCTCGCCGCCGTCACCGCCACCGCGGACATCGTCGTCGCCGCGGCGGGCCGCATCGGCCTGATCTCCGGCAAGCACGTCCGGGAGGGCGCGGTGGTCATCGACGTCGGCACCAACGAGGCCCCCGACGGCAAGATCGTCGGCGATGTCGAGGCGGAGTCGGTGCGCGGCAAGGCCGCCGGACTCAGCCCGGTCCCCGGCGGCGTGGGCCCGGTCACCACGGCCCTGCTCATGCGCCACGTCGTCACCGCCGCCGAATCCGACTGA
- a CDS encoding nucleotidyltransferase domain-containing protein, with amino-acid sequence MREFPIPPPRDAEAVEFQDLWGAWALVTPVDVAEILGDIDAPWWIAGGWAIDAWTGTRREHSDVDASMFRSDLPALRAAARGRLHIWAAGSDGIRPVDDRLPDLPESADGVWLRADARSPWLIDLLLNPDRHGQWVNRRDPTMAAPLDEVTWIAGDGIRYLNPELVLIFKAKQGRPKDRVDLERTWPELNAGQRAAVRNYLSDHYPEHEWLPLLQ; translated from the coding sequence TTGCGCGAGTTCCCGATCCCGCCGCCGCGTGACGCGGAAGCGGTTGAGTTCCAGGACCTTTGGGGCGCTTGGGCTTTGGTCACGCCCGTCGATGTCGCCGAGATCCTCGGCGACATCGACGCTCCGTGGTGGATCGCCGGTGGCTGGGCGATCGACGCCTGGACCGGAACCCGGCGCGAGCACAGTGATGTCGACGCGTCGATGTTCCGCAGCGATCTGCCCGCTCTGCGCGCCGCGGCGCGCGGCCGCCTGCATATCTGGGCGGCGGGCTCGGACGGCATCCGCCCCGTCGACGACCGCTTGCCCGATTTGCCCGAAAGTGCCGATGGCGTCTGGCTGCGAGCCGATGCCCGCTCCCCTTGGCTGATCGATCTCCTGCTGAATCCCGATCGGCACGGACAATGGGTCAACCGGCGCGATCCCACCATGGCCGCGCCGCTCGACGAGGTGACCTGGATCGCCGGCGACGGCATCCGCTACCTCAACCCGGAGCTCGTCCTGATCTTCAAGGCCAAGCAGGGCAGGCCGAAAGACCGCGTCGACCTGGAGCGAACCTGGCCGGAATTGAACGCCGGCCAGCGCGCGGCGGTGCGTAACTACCTGTCCGACCACTATCCCGAGCACGAATGGCTGCCGCTCCTCCAGTGA
- a CDS encoding L,D-transpeptidase — MRSAIRYLFLATVIAALAAFGSGAAAATMIGKPSTPRVASIGPSNGQVVGVAHPVTIRFTAPVTDRAQTEQSIDIRTTRPLPGTFAWTDDREAVWTPSGFLPADATILVSVGSTRTEFRTNAGVFGEANMSAHTFTLTVGGTVVRTMPASMGKPGYETPTGTYPVLEKFRSVVFDSRTIGIPLSSPEGYVINGEFAERLTWGGVFIHSAPWSVDQQGYANVSHGCINLAPDDAEWVYHTIGIGDPVVTHW, encoded by the coding sequence ATGAGGAGCGCCATTCGGTACCTGTTCCTCGCGACCGTGATCGCGGCACTGGCCGCGTTCGGGTCGGGCGCGGCGGCAGCGACGATGATCGGAAAGCCATCGACGCCTCGGGTGGCGTCGATCGGACCGTCGAACGGCCAGGTGGTGGGCGTGGCTCATCCCGTGACCATTCGTTTCACCGCACCTGTCACGGATCGCGCCCAGACGGAACAATCCATCGACATCAGAACGACCCGCCCGTTGCCGGGCACATTCGCGTGGACCGACGACCGCGAAGCGGTGTGGACGCCGTCCGGGTTCCTGCCCGCCGACGCCACCATCCTCGTGTCGGTCGGTAGCACGCGCACGGAATTCCGCACCAACGCAGGCGTGTTCGGCGAGGCGAACATGTCGGCGCACACGTTCACGCTGACCGTAGGCGGCACCGTCGTCCGGACGATGCCCGCCTCGATGGGCAAGCCGGGATACGAGACGCCGACCGGCACCTATCCGGTGCTCGAGAAGTTCCGTTCCGTCGTGTTCGACTCCCGCACCATCGGCATTCCGCTGAGCTCACCCGAGGGCTACGTCATCAACGGCGAGTTCGCCGAACGGCTCACGTGGGGAGGCGTTTTCATTCATTCCGCCCCGTGGTCGGTGGACCAGCAGGGTTATGCGAATGTCAGCCACGGCTGCATCAACCTCGCCCCCGACGACGCCGAATGGGTCTATCACACGATCGGCATCGGCGACCCGGTCGTCACGCACTGGTGA
- a CDS encoding winged helix-turn-helix transcriptional regulator codes for MDTACAPPAADGLVENYLHHCPAREVLTVLADKWVMLVLAVLRDHDRPIRFNELRRRLDGITQKMLTRTLRDLEREGMVRRAVYPTVPPRVEYSLTEMGASIGAITHAMGVWAVENQDRIVAARAAFDARKAAAPQPLPTDAAR; via the coding sequence ATGGATACTGCCTGCGCACCGCCCGCGGCCGACGGCCTGGTAGAGAACTACCTCCACCACTGCCCCGCACGAGAAGTACTGACCGTCCTCGCCGACAAGTGGGTGATGCTGGTACTCGCCGTGCTACGTGACCACGACCGGCCGATCCGCTTCAACGAGTTGCGCCGCCGCCTGGACGGCATCACACAGAAGATGCTCACCCGCACACTGCGCGACCTGGAGCGCGAGGGTATGGTGCGCCGCGCGGTCTACCCCACGGTGCCGCCACGAGTGGAGTACTCGCTCACCGAAATGGGCGCGAGCATCGGCGCGATCACCCACGCCATGGGCGTGTGGGCTGTCGAGAACCAGGACCGAATCGTGGCCGCCCGAGCGGCATTCGACGCGCGTAAGGCGGCCGCACCGCAACCGCTGCCCACCGATGCCGCGCGCTGA
- a CDS encoding NADP-dependent oxidoreductase: protein MRAITQYTFGGPEVLQVAEVDRPRPGPGEVLVRVAATSVNAADWKVRAGLLGKLGDPPLTLGLDVSGVVAELGPGADRFAVGDPVYGMVFGGANAEYVVAQARTLAPKPGNIDLAHAAALPTAALTAWQALAALGAGQRVLVHAAAGGVGHLAVQIARHRGAYVIGTARAVNHEYLRGLGADEVIDYTATDFAAAVRDVDIVLDLVGGAYGSRSLAVLRPDGRLIDTQGSDAEADPRYERFYVEPSGTSLREITTMVERGLLRVTIDRILPLPEAAKAHELSEAGRVRGKIVLVAWDPPA from the coding sequence ATGCGCGCAATCACGCAATACACGTTCGGTGGCCCGGAAGTACTCCAAGTGGCCGAGGTGGATCGGCCACGGCCCGGTCCCGGGGAGGTGCTGGTCCGGGTCGCCGCGACCAGCGTCAACGCCGCCGACTGGAAGGTACGCGCCGGGCTGCTCGGGAAGCTCGGCGATCCACCGCTGACGCTCGGGCTCGACGTGTCGGGCGTCGTGGCCGAACTCGGGCCCGGTGCCGACCGGTTCGCGGTGGGTGATCCGGTCTACGGCATGGTGTTCGGCGGCGCGAACGCGGAATACGTCGTGGCGCAAGCGCGGACGCTGGCGCCGAAGCCGGGGAACATCGACCTGGCGCATGCCGCGGCGCTGCCGACGGCCGCGCTGACCGCGTGGCAGGCGCTGGCCGCGCTCGGCGCCGGGCAGCGGGTGCTGGTGCACGCGGCCGCGGGCGGCGTCGGGCATCTGGCGGTGCAGATAGCCCGGCATCGCGGAGCGTACGTGATCGGCACGGCGCGCGCGGTCAACCACGAGTATCTGCGCGGGCTCGGGGCCGACGAGGTCATCGACTACACCGCAACGGATTTCGCCGCCGCGGTGCGCGACGTGGACATCGTGCTCGACCTGGTCGGCGGCGCGTACGGTTCGCGTTCGCTCGCGGTGTTGCGTCCCGACGGCCGGCTGATCGACACCCAGGGCTCGGACGCGGAGGCAGACCCCCGTTACGAGCGGTTCTACGTCGAGCCGTCCGGGACGTCACTGCGCGAGATCACCACGATGGTCGAGCGCGGTCTGCTGCGCGTGACGATCGATCGGATCCTGCCGCTCCCGGAAGCGGCGAAGGCGCACGAGCTCAGCGAAGCGGGGCGGGTGCGCGGCAAGATCGTGCTGGTCGCCTGGGATCCGCCCGCCTGA
- a CDS encoding cyclodeaminase/cyclohydrolase family protein, giving the protein MSQPSSSSTETAPSFGGAALAQYLSDLAAKIPAPGGGAVAALHAAQAAALVAMVARYTTRAKDAENRPVVDRIIEAADAARERALALADADAAAFTAVGAAYKLPKDTPEELAARTAAINAALIEAARVPAAVVDEADEVLSLATELFPIGNPNVVTDIGAAADACRAAATSSQLNIEINVASLPAAEGDRFAAVLLRIDGLTARADALHADVVHAVRR; this is encoded by the coding sequence GTGTCGCAGCCCAGCTCGTCGTCCACGGAAACTGCGCCGTCCTTCGGCGGGGCCGCCTTGGCGCAGTACCTGAGCGATCTGGCCGCCAAGATTCCCGCACCGGGCGGCGGTGCGGTGGCCGCGCTGCACGCCGCCCAGGCCGCCGCGCTCGTCGCGATGGTCGCGCGTTACACCACCCGCGCCAAGGACGCCGAGAACCGGCCGGTGGTCGATCGGATCATCGAGGCGGCCGACGCGGCCCGCGAGCGCGCTCTCGCGCTCGCGGACGCCGACGCCGCCGCGTTCACGGCCGTCGGCGCCGCCTACAAGCTGCCCAAGGACACTCCGGAGGAGCTCGCCGCCCGCACCGCGGCGATCAATGCCGCGCTGATCGAGGCCGCCCGCGTGCCCGCCGCCGTCGTCGACGAGGCGGACGAGGTGCTCTCGCTGGCCACGGAGCTGTTCCCGATCGGGAATCCGAACGTCGTCACCGACATCGGCGCGGCCGCCGACGCCTGCCGAGCCGCCGCGACCAGTTCGCAGCTCAACATCGAGATCAACGTGGCCTCGCTGCCCGCCGCCGAGGGCGACCGGTTCGCCGCGGTGCTGCTGCGGATCGACGGGCTCACCGCGCGAGCGGACGCCCTGCACGCCGACGTCGTGCACGCCGTTCGGCGATGA